In the genome of Phacochoerus africanus isolate WHEZ1 chromosome 5, ROS_Pafr_v1, whole genome shotgun sequence, the window GAATGGGGACAGCTGCACACTCCGGGCCTGTATGAGCTCagctttcttgtttctttcagaTGGATAAAGCTTACAAGGGCAATGACTTTCCCCAGTACAAAGGTGTGATCATTAGGAGACTGCTGTGAGTATGGGggcagtggcgggggtggggggagtactTTAAGACTTCTCTCTTGCCTGCTCTCCTGCTTCCGCCATCATGAACAGCCAGAGTGTCAGTACCTGGCTGGACCAGAAGACCCCTAGACCCAAGGCAACACCTGAGAGCTCTGAgaccatgcattcattcattctttcatcagaacttccttccttttaagACAGAATAACATTGCATTATATGTATAGACcacattgtgtttatccattcatccatcaatggacacttagatcAGTTCcacattttagtttttatgaataacgctgctatgaacGTGGGTATACAAACATTTCTTCCCGGGCCTGCTTTCAATACTTTGGGATGGATGCCCAGAGGTGGAATTGCGGGACCACGcggtcattctattttttaatttcttaaggaaccaccatactgttgtccacatgactgtaccattttacagccccaccaacaatgcacaagggttcaAGGTCTCCACGCCTTTGCCAAGAGCCTGCATTTTTAGGAATGCACTTTGCCCATTAGCATTTATTGTAATCATTTACTGATGGTTCAATATCTTACTCTGTGGCCTCCCTCTAATTTAACTGCTGGAGGAAAGGGGCTCTGTTCTGTCTTGCCTCTGGGTTATGCGGCTAAGGTTTCTCATCACCCCTCCTATATCTTGGGCCCCCCTTGTGGGGAGGGTGGGCAACTCACTGATGTCTCCTGGTTCCAGCAATGGCAGTGTCGTGGTGGAACATGAAGTCGTCATGGAGGCAAACTTCACACTAAAGTTTCAGGAACTGTTTGAAAACCTCACCAAGATCATAAACCTCAAGCTTACAAATGAGACCAGAAGGCTAAGCAGTGATTCTCAAGAGTGCAAAGGTGAGCCCACCGAAAACCCCTTGCTGCTGgtggggaaaggagaagagggGTCCCCTAGAGGTCTcggccccacctcccacccccgacccccgcATCTCACCTCTCTCTGGACCTCCAGAGACTTGCCTCGAGGAATCCAAAAGCCGGGCCCAGGAACCTTCCCCACGCTCTTGTGCTGCTCCCCGCAGCCCCTCCCCGTCCTGGGCTGAGGTTGTCACCAGCCCTAATGTCCTCACCTAAGCCAGCTCACAGGCCTGGCGGCATCTAGGGATGGGCCAAGACCTGACTCCTCTTGGCGGGCGCAGAAGCTGGCTGCCGCCAGGGGACAGAGTGTGGCCTACCTGCTTTGTTCTTTCCCGCCGCCCCGGGCAGAGGTCATGGATCTGTGCTTTGACAAGATCATCTTCGTTAACGAGACGGTGAAGCTCGGCTTTGACCTGCAAGGTAAGCAGCTCCGCAGAGTGTGGGTGCTAAACGGGGGCTAGGGGGGCGTTCGCCCCGCTGATGGTTCCTGCCtgctcccaccccgccccccagagCAATGCACCCAGAAGGTGGCCAAGGACTTTGCCCAATACTACTATGTGGATGAACTGGATGGGAAGCTTGCCTGTGTGACCAAATGTACCACGGGGACAAAGTCGCAAATGAACTGTAACCAAGGCACATGCCAGCTGCAGCAAAGCGGGCCCCGCTGCCTGTGAGTGCCCATCCCCTCGAAGCCCGGCGCCCACCCTCTCTGCGGCAGAGCTGCACTCTCTCTGACAGTCACcccaaggggcagggagggggtgggcagagctcacagggcccctccccccactcctctgcatcccccttccccctccccaggcctcccatcacccccaacccccaccagagggagggggaggggcagattACAGACACAGGCGGGCGGGCGTCCGAGGACTGAGGACCGAGCAAGCCCCTTCCTGAGAAAGTTCCAGCTATCAAGTTCCAAATCTCTAACTACGCATCTCTTTATCTCCATCTGTCATTCATTTCCCTGATGTCAGCCCAGCCACCGTACCATTATCACCTCCAGCTGTAGCTGGGGCGAGACTTTTCAGAGACCATAAATTaagtacaaaatataaaacacatgtGCCAGCTCCTTAGCGATTAGGCGGGCGGTGAACATCCTATGTCTGGGGTGAGGCACACAGCACTCTTGGATGCTGAATTCCTGCTCTGCAGATCTGGGGTCCCGGTACCCTCTCCCTACCTCTTCGCCTTGAGAAGTCAGAGGGAGAGCTGGTTTCTTGGGCTTTGATGTGGACTGTTTTCTATGGGGAGACTGGGTGGGCGAGGGATGCTGGTGGGCTGGCCTGAGCTTGTGTGTGTCCCCAGATGCCCGACCTCCAAGACCCACTGGTACTGGGGAGAAAGCTGTGAACTCAGCACCAGCAAGAGCCTGGTGTTCGGGATCGTGGGGGCCGTGGCGGTGCTGCTCGTGATCGCGGTGCTGTTCCTGACCGTCTTCCTCGGCCGATCCCAGAAAAAACTGCGCAGGTGAGCTTCTGAGACGGCGCCGGGGAGAGGGAGCCACAGGCAGAATCCCTTAAGGCTCTACATCTTCCAGCTCAGCCATCAGAGGTCAGCTGAGGCCCAACCAGGGTGAGGCCCGGCCCCTCCCAAGCCCTCCCAGCTCTGGGTACAGCAAAGGGCAGCCTGCCGATCTGCTAGGATATTCTGTTtggcagagaaatggaaacaaaaacttATACACTGAAATTGGCTTAGGTAATGAAATGACCTGGTTGTTATCACCGTGGCTGTTATCACGCGTGTTGCTTTTCCCAGCTGTAAAATGGGTTAGATCCACCTGGGAAGGTTGAATAATGCCCTGCCTGGCACTTGACCAGCTGTCAAAGGGAGCTGCCCTGACTCTGGTCCAATATCCCCATCTCACAGGTAGGGACACTGAGGCCCACCAAGGGGTGTGTGGGGGCAAACCCTGGTGACATGCCAGGCATGCCTTTTGTTTTCTGCTGCCGAGGGCAGGGCCCCACCCACCTCCGCCCCTGACCCATGGCTTGTCTGGACAGCTTCTTCTGGAAGCCGTGGGTCAGAGGCAGCTCTGCCCCCAGCTGCTCACGGCATTTCTGTTTGCAGGCAGGAATACAATTTCTCTCGAGAGTGGCAAGGAGAAGATGTCCCTGCCGGTTTCCAGAACACAGGCATCTGGGAAGGTACATctcatgggggggtgggggtgggcaaggGGGGTGGCAGCCTGGAGGGTGAAGTGTCTCAGTTGGACTTAGTGGGGTTGTGGGGGACACGCACCTCCTGCCAGCCTGTCTTACATCTGCTGCAGCAGCCAGGCTTGGCCAGCTCCTTGGCAGCCTCCTGACCCCAAGCCCCGTGAGCTAAGGGCAGGGACGGTGCTTCGAGTAAGCCGCCTGCTTCCGTGAACCTGGTGGGCAGCGAGACCTTGTCCCGTGGGGACCCTGCTTAAGAAAGGGGGTGgaagacttcctgctgtggcacaatggcatGGCCAGTGTCTTGAGAGCCctgggacgtaggttcgatcACCAGCCCCGGCatcgtggcttaaggatccagtgtcgccgcagctacagcttaggtcacaactacagcttggatctgatccctgaaacaggaactccgtatgccgtgggttggccaaaaaaaaggaaggaagaaagaggagatggCAAAGAGCAGAGCATGGCCTGTAGGGGAACGAGGGCAGGGGGTCAGTGGGACATGAGGATGACAAAGCCAGATCAGGGCTGGCCCGTGGGCTTTGATGGGGGGACCTGCggggctttgggggaggggcCCAGGTGTGCGTTCTGAGCAGCTCATGCAGGAGGATTCGAGGGGGACAGCACGTGCGACAGCGGAGAGACCAGGGAGGGAGCTCCGCAGTAACGCAGGCGGGGGACCATGAGGCCGAGCAGGGTCCGGGATGTGTGGATGGCGGGTGACAGTGTTCAGATGCCAGCGGGCAGGGCCGGTGTGCTGTTCACAGGCCCAGGGCAGATGATTCAGGCAGGTGGGCGCAGCGGGGAGAAGGCACGCAGTGCAGGCCCCGGGGGGAGTGCAGAGGCCGAGGCTTCGCACAGCTGGTCTGTCTGAGGCCTGAGGAATGTTCGGAGAGATGCCAGGAGGACCTGGAGCCTGTGGCATGATGCCAAGGAGGGAGTTTATCTACAAGATGGGGACATGGGGAGCTGGACACATGCCAACTCAAACAAGAAGATTCCAGCCCAGCCGTTCTCTGTCTGTGTGCTGTGGTTACTGTTGCTGAGGAAGTGGGCACGGGGACCTCCTCCTGCTCCACCCTGACCAAGTCACCCCACCGCCCCAGCTCTCCAGGCCATGACCTCTGACCCAGGGGCATGTCAGAGGGCTGCGGCTCTGGTTCCCTCTGGTCTCTGTGTCACACGGGGCCAGCTCCCATCACAGTCCCGAGGCCCAGACAAGCTGCGCTGTCGGGAGGATGGAGGAGCAGGGGGAAGGCAGTTTAGGGCAACCATGGGATGGATGCTTCAACCCCACCCCCTTTtgttttaactggaaaaaaaaaaatccctcctctGTGTTTCTTCAGCCTCCCCCAGGCTGACTCtcaccccagcccctctccctacAGGCCAGAATCTGAAGGGGGACAAGTTTGGCCTTGAAAACACTTACCAACACTTCCAGCCCTCCCTGGAGAATGTGGATCCCACCACAGAGGTGATTCaggacccccccacaccccaccaggGGCtaatccccttcccccacccctgcccccccagcgCCTGGGGCATCCCCCGGCCCGAGGCAGGTCACTACATCACCAAGGGCCCCCTTGGCTCACCCCCTCTCTCCCATCCTGCCCCCAGCTCCACATTCAGAGGCCCAAGGTGGTGACAACTGCTCAGTGATGGGGGACATGGACTCCCACCCCTCAGCCAGATCTGGACGACCAGGCAGTGGCAGAGTCCTCCACAGGCGGAAACAGACGTCAGGGCCCAAGGAGGTCCTGCTCAGGGCTGGTGGACTTGCCTGGCTCCCGCTGCTGCGAGCCCCCTCTGCTGCCTTGCACTCCTTCTGGGGCCCTCAAGGCTGCCCAGATACCTCAGCATCTTGTTTGCTCCGCTCTGGAATTTCCTACCAATAAAAGAACAAGTTTTAAAGTGCAGAGTGACGTCAGTGGTCTGTTCCCCTCCCCAcaggggctgggctgcaggcctgCCTCTCTGGAAAGCTCCTCCTTGGCAGAGCACCCCTCCCAGGGTTGGACGCTGAATCTCGGCCCCTTCCTGTGCCCACATGTGGAGCACAGAGTCCCTTGCCTGCTTCAGGTGCGGGCAGAGCCGGGGCCATCTCCAACCGAGGTCTCTGTGGCCCATGGGCTTAGGGTCGCATCCAGGGAGTGGACCTCAAGCGGACGGAAtgaggatcaggagttcccaggaGACAGAATAGTGTGCACTTGGCCCTGCTGACCTTGGAGGGGGGCAAGGTCCCTCCAAATGACCCCGGGGGCTGTGTTTAGCTGTGAGCCCACAGACCCCAAAACTCTGAGCCATCCTGAGACTGGGCACTGCACCCCATGTCCTGGTGGGGCTCCCATGGCGGCAGTAAAGAGGGcttgagaagaggagagaaggggccCCTCTTGGAATTCCCACCGTGGTTCAGTGGtgatgaatgtgactagtatccatgaggttgtgggttcaatcccgggccttgctcagtgggttaaggatccggtgttgccatgagctgtggtataggtcacagacgtggctcggatctggcattgctgttggctgtggtgtaggctggcggctatagctctgattcaaccactagcccgggaacctccatatgctgtgggtgtgcccccccccaaaaaagcaggACTTCCTTCTCACAAGCTCAGGCccaccctctctctgcctcctacCTCCCTCCAGGGGTCTCTTTCATTCCTCCAGGCTGCTTCAGACCCTGCACCTGCCCCTCCATGGGGGCGACAGATCCAATGGCCTGTGTGTGCCTACATGCTGCCTGGCCAGGGAGGGGCTCCCCTTCCCTTCGCCCTTTGGCCTGGAATGGGGCTTGAACCCCCAATCGTTAGTGAAACTTCCCAGCTGCCTCAGGTGGCCCCCAGCTCTCCAGGGCCTCCGGGACCAAAGGACTTGGGATCCATTTCATTATGCGATTTCTTGATGGTTATTCATTTCACCAGTTCCCAAAGGGGTGAAGGGCAGGTGTGCTGCTCTCCAAGCTCTGAAGTCGAGACTGGTGACAATGACACTCTGTCTGCTGCCTCTGGTCCCCCAgctgctgccccacccccccaatggTGTTTGACCCTCCACTACCCTCATAGTCCCAGCGATGCCATCTCCTGGATCAGCCCCTGCCCAGGGGGGCCGAGTCCTGGGGGCACAGGTGGAGGTACCCTCAGCCTCCTGCCCCCGGCTACTCCTCTCCTTCTGCAGCAAGATCTGGGGGAAGAGCCAGGGCCTTGGGGCTCTTCTGAGTtagcctctctgagtctcagtttcttctccAAAAAGTGAGAATAAGAATGTtggagtttgggagttccctctgtggctcaggccgactaggatccatgaggatgcaggttcgatccctggcctcactcactgggttggggatccggcatggctgtgagctgtggtgtaggtggcagatgcagcttggatcccgtgttgctgtggctgtggtgtaggctggcagctgcaactctgatgtGACCGCTAGCCTGGGGCCTCCCATGTGCAGGCCATTGGGAGGTGGAGCcaaaagccagagagagagagacagagacagagctgACTGATCAGGGCTGGAGGATCAGACAGAAGCCCCCAGGCATGATCCCTGGCATGTGACAGATGCTCAGCCAATGGGAGAGTCTGTCCTTACCCTGTGACTGCGGCCTCTAacccccctcacctcccacccctgcaCCAAATTCCCGGGGTTTTCCTTGCAGGACATGAGACAAAAGTCTGCTCTCTCCAACTCTCTGGGCCATTTCTGCACCACTCACCCCCGCCTTGTGCCCTGAGGATATCACAGGGCTGTCAGGCATCCCAGAACCGGGGGAAAGCCCACTGCTGTAGCCAGATGGACACCAGACGGGAGTTGGGGAGCCCCAGTTTTTAAACCTGCCATGAAGCCTCCGTGTGCCACTGGGCAACTCGgttcatctctggcctcagtttctcccccTAAAGGACAAAGGTGGGGACCCTTAGGATTTCTTCCAACTCAGCTGCTCTGGGCTCCATGGCCATGGGGACCGGGTTCAGATCAGTGGCGGATGAGAGTGGGTCCTGGTCACACCCTCCAGAAGTTCTCTCTGGCCCTCTCCTGCTCccagaaaaagagggaggagaacAAAGGTGGAAACCAAACCATGGCCTCTGGACTCCCACCCCCTCGGGATGTCTTCCTGAGGTCAcctgggtgggggggaagggtACTTGGGGGAGACGTGGTGGGGCCTGCACCCCTCATGCTGGGCCCTGCACATGCCATTCAAACAGCCACGACCCGGACTTTTTCCTGCCCCGGGCTCACAACCCCAGGAGCAGTGGGGGCTCCTTGACGCCCTGCCCCAGACCCCAGACAACACTCCTTCAAGGGGACATGGGGACAGGAACAGGGAGAAAGAAGCCCTGAGCATAATCATGGGCAAGTCCAAACCCACCCACGGGCACAGGGGCCTTCCTTGGCGGCCACCCTGAGGCCTAACTGGGCAAGTGCAGAGAGTGGAGGCCGGACGAGGgcgggaggctgggctggggcggTGGCTCGCGCTAAAGAGGGGTTCACTGACCTGAACCCTGCCACCCCTTGGCACAGACTCCTAGCATAACGTCACCAGGAGTCTTATCAGTAGTAAGAATGACACCTTCTTTCCCGGCATGTTTGACGTCTTCCCGACTCTTAGTCACCAACATCTAAGGGTGGCATTTGGCCCGTAGTCATGGCCGATCCTTCTGGTTCCCTCTCATCCCATTATGCACCCtgtcctccctcttcccccttcccctctctcttctttctgcttctctcttccttctccctttcgtccccttcttttctctccactggcccccctggcctcagtctccccCTCTGTGCAATAGTCTCTCAGATGCTCCCCAGGATTCTATcgccccctctctgggcctggcaTCCACTGGCCTGGAGACCCCTGTCCAGCTGTGCATGGCATCTGACTCCCCCACGTCCCTTCTCTGAGGACCCAGAACCATGTGCCCCCTCAGGCCACGGGCCTGGGGATGCCAGGATGAGGCGTGGGCCTCGAGGAACATCCTGGTGGCCTCTTCCTTTCCCAGGAGCCACACCTTCTCCAGCCACCTGCCCGGCCCCAGCACGCAGCACACATATATTTCGTATGAGTGAAACACGGTGTTTTTTCAGTCCAGGGCTGCCCCATCCAGCCTTGGCAAGCGCCTCCTCGCCTCCCACCCCCAGCGCCAGGGGCACCAGGGCCTGGATACTCAGTTCTCTGCCTACAGTGTGTCCCTCTGTCCCTTCCACCCTCCCTCTTACCCCCTGCCCTCCACGTTAGACCGGGGGCCCTTTCACCTGCCTCCTGGTCCCTGTTGCCAACACTGTCCAATTCTTGTTCTTCTTGAGAAGAACCTTCTGGGAAGGTAGACTCAGgggtttatccctcccccacaccaTCCCGCCCCACCCAAAATGAGGCCCACCTCCTCTGAGGAGCCCCCCTGGGCTCTCCACTAACCTCTCTCCCCTCCAACCCACCCCTGCAAGCAGTGGTGACCAGAAAGAACCATACTTCCTGCggttgccataacaaattaccccaggagttcccgtgtggctcagggcattaagaacctgacctgtatacatgaggatggaggttcgatccctggcctcgctcagtgggttaacgattccaCAGTGCACTGGCCTTGGTGTtagccggcagctgctgctctgatttgacccctggcctgaaactTCCGtttgtcgcaggtgcggctctaaaaaaaaaaaaaaaagaaagaaaaaaatccgaCACGGTAATTCCCAGTTTAGTACAAAAGGACTTTATTGTCTCACATTTACAGAGGCCAGGAGTCCAAATTCAAGGTGTCAACAGGGCTATGCTCCTGCTGAAGGCGGCAGGGACACCTATGTCCCAGCCTCACCCCTGGCTCCTGGAAGTTGGCTGGCAATCTTGGCATTCCCCGGCTTGCAGGCACATCGCCCGGATCTCAGCCTTCATCTTCACATTCCCTTCTCCCCGTATGCTCGTCTGTGCCTAAACTTCCCCCAGaacaaggacaccagtcatactggattaggctGTAGCctaacctcattttaacttgcttACCTCCATAAAGACCTACCTGCAAACAAGGTCATGTTCAGGGTGCTaagggttagggtttcaacactTCTTTTTGTTgtgggggggacacaattcagtgtAAAACAATTGCCAAGAACTCGAAAGCTAGATGGTAGACTGGGTGTGGAGAGTGTGGGGAACAGGCCTGGCCGCAGCAAGGAGGAAGGGGGTGTAAACGGAgggtgttttttggttgttgttgttgtcttttgtctttttagggccacactcatggcatatggcggttcccaggctaggggtcgaatcggagctgcagccgccagcctaccccacagccacagcagctcgggatccgagccacatctgcaacctacaccacagctcatggcaacgcaggatcctcaacccactgagcgaggcagggatcaaaccctcgtcctcatggattctagtcaggtttgttaaccactgagccacgatgagaactccgggAGTGTGAGTGATACAACTCCATCCAGAGAAGTGACACAACATGAAATACTTTCGCTCTTTCACTGGGCAATTCTCATGTTTCAGGACTTCagcacaccccacccccccaaacaccATTATCATGCCTAATAAGTTAATGATAATTCCAATATACATTTTCCCAATTAACCCAAGAATATCTCTtatcccatggagttcccgtcgtggtgcagtggttaacgactaggaaccatgaggttgcgggttcaatccctggccttgctcagtgggttaaggatctggcattgccgtgagccgtggtgtaggttgcagacgaggctcggaccccacgttgctgtggctctggcgcaggccggtgactacagctccgatttaacccctagcctgggaacctccacatgctgtgggaagcggccctagaaaaggcaaaaaagtcaaaaaaaaaaaaaaagaatgtctcttCTCCCCTGCTTTTCTCAAATGTGAATTCAATAAATTTCACGCATGGATTTTGTTGTGTCCCTTTGGTCTTTTCATCTAGAACTGACTCctacctctttaattttttggtattCTTGAATCTAGTATAGTTGTCTTAAGGAGTAGTCCACATTCTAGACTTGACTAATTACTGGTGTCATTTAACTTGTTCCTCAATCTCTATATTTCCTGTATACTTGCAGTTAGGTGTAGAGGCTTGATTAGACACAGCTTCAACATTTTTTGTTAAGCATACATCATAAATAATGAGGTACATACTTGCAGGTTGGC includes:
- the MUC12 gene encoding mucin-12, which translates into the protein FSSESSPTTGPGSSSTVSDRSESPLSSESSPTTGPGSSSTISKVLPPQALGVLAPFLTGQCYNGATWNGEDCICPKGYSGYQCESLLEYLFLESPEKINATVDLRVTVTNKNFTKELNNMSSHEYRDFTQKFKTQMDKAYKGNDFPQYKGVIIRRLLNGSVVVEHEVVMEANFTLKFQELFENLTKIINLKLTNETRRLSSDSQECKEVMDLCFDKIIFVNETVKLGFDLQEQCTQKVAKDFAQYYYVDELDGKLACVTKCTTGTKSQMNCNQGTCQLQQSGPRCLCPTSKTHWYWGESCELSTSKSLVFGIVGAVAVLLVIAVLFLTVFLGRSQKKLRRQEYNFSREWQGEDVPAGFQNTGIWEGQNLKGDKFGLENTYQHFQPSLENVDPTTELHIQRPKVVTTAQ